The Desulfoscipio gibsoniae DSM 7213 genome contains a region encoding:
- a CDS encoding hydrogenase iron-sulfur subunit — protein MNNFEPKIIGFLCNWCSYAGADLAGVSRLQYPANLRVVRVMCSGRVDPTFVFKALDVGADGVLIAGCHPGDCHYSDGNYNTMRRYPLMLQVLEQMGVDKRRVRLEWVSAAEGPQFAKIVNEFTEQIRRLGPFKKGELAERGAKVG, from the coding sequence ATGAACAATTTTGAGCCAAAGATAATTGGATTTTTATGTAACTGGTGCAGTTATGCCGGGGCGGACCTGGCCGGGGTTAGCCGTTTGCAGTACCCGGCCAATTTGCGGGTGGTGCGGGTGATGTGTTCCGGGCGGGTGGATCCCACTTTTGTTTTTAAGGCGCTGGACGTGGGCGCGGACGGGGTGCTCATTGCGGGATGTCACCCCGGTGATTGCCATTATTCGGACGGCAATTACAATACCATGAGGCGTTATCCATTGATGCTGCAGGTACTGGAACAAATGGGTGTAGATAAAAGGCGGGTGCGATTAGAGTGGGTTTCGGCGGCCGAAGGACCCCAGTTTGCTAAAATTGTAAATGAATTTACCGAACAAATACGCCGGCTGGGGCCGTTTAAAAAAGGGGAACTCGCCGAAAGGGGGGCTAAAGTTGGCTAA
- a CDS encoding oxidoreductase — protein MAKLKLAIYWAAACGGCDVAVLDVHEKILDIADAADILLWPVATDHKYADVEKMAPGSIDVCLFNGAVRNSENEHIAKMLREKSKVMVAFGSCAVSGGIPALANFKRREDILQRVYMDTPSTVNPEQVLPVTDCPVPEGVLHLPEFFGFVHSLNQVVEVDYYVPGCPPTAERIWEVVQAIATGNLPAAGATVGALDKSLCDECPREKSNKKIKRFYRSHEIIPDPQQCLLEQGLLCMGPVTRGGCGGQCISANMPCRGCYGPLPGVLDQGAKYISSIGAIIDARTPEEVKKILAGIADPAGTFYRFGMSTALLKGANR, from the coding sequence TTGGCTAAATTAAAATTGGCCATTTACTGGGCCGCTGCCTGCGGCGGCTGTGACGTGGCCGTGCTGGATGTCCATGAAAAGATTCTGGACATTGCTGATGCGGCGGACATTTTGTTGTGGCCCGTGGCTACCGATCATAAATACGCCGATGTAGAAAAAATGGCGCCGGGCAGCATTGATGTGTGCTTGTTTAATGGCGCTGTGCGCAACTCGGAAAATGAGCACATCGCCAAAATGCTGCGGGAAAAATCAAAAGTTATGGTGGCCTTTGGGAGCTGTGCGGTGTCCGGTGGCATACCGGCCCTGGCCAACTTCAAGCGGCGGGAGGATATTTTGCAAAGGGTATACATGGATACCCCTTCCACTGTGAACCCGGAGCAAGTATTGCCGGTCACCGACTGCCCGGTGCCCGAGGGTGTTTTGCACCTGCCCGAATTTTTCGGATTTGTGCACAGTTTGAACCAGGTGGTGGAAGTGGATTACTACGTGCCGGGCTGCCCGCCCACGGCCGAGCGTATTTGGGAAGTAGTCCAGGCCATTGCCACGGGTAATTTGCCCGCGGCGGGAGCCACCGTGGGGGCATTGGATAAATCGTTGTGTGACGAGTGTCCCCGGGAAAAGAGCAATAAAAAAATCAAGCGGTTTTACCGGAGCCATGAGATTATACCCGATCCCCAGCAGTGCCTGCTGGAGCAGGGACTGCTATGCATGGGACCGGTGACCAGAGGCGGGTGTGGCGGTCAGTGCATCAGTGCCAACATGCCCTGCAGGGGTTGCTACGGGCCCTTGCCCGGGGTGCTTGACCAGGGGGCCAAGTATATTAGTAGTATTGGGGCCATTATAGATGCCCGTACGCCTGAGGAAGTGAAAAAAATACTGGCGGGAATTGCCGACCCGGCCGGCACGTTTTACCGTTTCGGTATGTCTACAGCACTATTGAAGGGGGCGAACAGGTAG
- a CDS encoding Ni/Fe hydrogenase subunit alpha encodes MGKRITIDPITRLEGHGKIEIFLDDTGAVDNVYFQIPELRGFEKFCEGRPVEELPRIVSRICGVUPGAHHMASGKANDAVFGVEVPAAAKKLRELFYSAHFLHSHIAHFYALAAPDFVLGPDADPAERNILGVVSKVGLEIGGEVIKHRAYAQDIQAMLGGKATHPVWVLPGGVSKGLTEEERRKVEEMAHSCVEFAKFSLKLFDDVVLKNQGYVDLILSDGYQLMTNYMGLVDANNKVNFYDGQVRIVDTNGSEIGKYSPGEYLDYISEHVEPWSYLKFPYLKKHGWTGFTEGQGTGIYQAAPLARLNAADGMATPLAQEAYEKFFDTLGGKPVHAILAAHWARLVELVYAAERLLELSVDEEITSSDIRVIPTGTPNEGVAIIEAPRGTLTHHYKTDANGMVTAVNLIVGTTNNHAPIYMAVKKAAQAVIKPGVEITQGLLNMIEMAFRSYDPCFSCATHAVFGEMPLRVVVYNASGQPLVPGTRC; translated from the coding sequence GTGGGCAAAAGGATAACCATTGATCCCATCACCAGGCTTGAGGGGCACGGTAAAATTGAAATATTTCTTGATGATACCGGTGCCGTGGACAACGTATATTTTCAAATACCCGAGCTGCGGGGATTTGAAAAATTCTGCGAGGGTCGCCCGGTGGAGGAACTGCCCCGGATAGTCAGTCGTATCTGCGGCGTCTGACCAGGAGCGCACCATATGGCCTCGGGTAAGGCCAACGATGCGGTTTTCGGAGTGGAAGTGCCTGCAGCGGCTAAAAAGTTGCGGGAATTGTTTTACAGCGCCCATTTTTTGCACAGTCATATCGCCCATTTCTATGCCCTGGCCGCGCCGGACTTTGTGCTGGGACCGGATGCCGACCCCGCTGAGCGTAATATTCTGGGGGTGGTAAGCAAAGTGGGCCTGGAAATCGGGGGCGAGGTGATTAAACACCGCGCTTATGCTCAGGATATCCAGGCTATGCTGGGGGGCAAAGCCACCCACCCGGTGTGGGTGCTGCCGGGCGGTGTAAGTAAAGGGTTGACGGAGGAGGAACGCCGCAAGGTGGAGGAAATGGCCCATTCCTGTGTGGAGTTTGCCAAGTTTTCTCTTAAGCTGTTTGATGATGTAGTTTTGAAAAACCAGGGTTACGTGGATTTAATTTTAAGCGATGGCTACCAGCTGATGACCAACTACATGGGCTTGGTGGACGCTAACAATAAGGTGAACTTTTATGATGGCCAGGTGCGCATAGTGGACACTAACGGTTCTGAAATAGGTAAATACAGCCCCGGCGAATACCTGGATTATATCAGCGAACACGTGGAGCCCTGGAGTTACCTCAAGTTTCCCTACCTCAAAAAGCACGGCTGGACCGGTTTTACAGAGGGCCAGGGCACCGGTATTTACCAGGCGGCTCCGCTGGCCAGGCTCAACGCCGCAGACGGTATGGCTACCCCGCTGGCCCAGGAAGCCTATGAGAAATTCTTCGATACGCTGGGCGGCAAGCCCGTACACGCCATACTGGCGGCTCACTGGGCCCGCCTGGTGGAGTTGGTCTATGCGGCGGAGCGCCTGCTGGAGTTAAGTGTGGACGAGGAAATCACCAGCTCCGATATCCGGGTAATTCCCACCGGTACGCCGAACGAGGGGGTAGCCATTATCGAGGCGCCCCGGGGCACCCTGACCCACCACTACAAAACCGATGCCAACGGCATGGTCACCGCGGTGAACTTGATCGTGGGCACCACCAACAACCACGCACCCATTTACATGGCCGTCAAAAAAGCAGCCCAGGCCGTGATCAAACCCGGCGTTGAGATAACCCAGGGCCTGCTCAACATGATCGAAATGGCCTTCCGCTCCTACGATCCCTGCTTCAGCTGCGCCACCCACGCCGTATTCGGCGAAATGCCGCTGCGGGTAGTCGTATACAACGCCTCCGGCCAGCCTTTGGTGCCTGGCACCAGGTGTTGA
- a CDS encoding hydrogenase maturation protease, whose product MKNSTKIYIIGCGNELAGDDGIGIAVVRKLVVGNTLPGDVEIIEAGIPGLSLVEMMLGADKVILVDSFLGGAAPGTVRRFLEEELPKPGYNAGQSHGIGLREALSFARGVMPANFPEEVVVVGVEIERPQRWVQGLSPAVEAAVERAVQMVGEQLNKWQ is encoded by the coding sequence ATGAAAAATAGCACTAAAATATATATTATCGGCTGCGGCAATGAATTGGCTGGTGACGACGGAATCGGTATTGCTGTGGTACGTAAACTGGTGGTCGGAAATACCCTGCCCGGTGATGTGGAAATTATCGAGGCGGGTATCCCTGGCCTATCCTTGGTGGAAATGATGCTGGGTGCGGATAAAGTAATACTGGTTGATTCCTTTCTTGGTGGTGCGGCACCGGGCACTGTACGGCGCTTTTTGGAAGAAGAATTGCCCAAGCCGGGCTATAACGCAGGTCAATCCCACGGTATTGGATTGCGGGAGGCACTTTCCTTTGCTCGCGGGGTGATGCCTGCTAATTTCCCCGAAGAAGTTGTGGTTGTGGGGGTGGAAATTGAGCGCCCCCAACGGTGGGTACAAGGGCTTTCCCCGGCGGTGGAGGCAGCGGTGGAGCGGGCGGTACAAATGGTCGGGGAGCAATTGAACAAATGGCAGTAG
- the hypA gene encoding hydrogenase maturation nickel metallochaperone HypA, with product MHEVSLIQTLIDMIVQSAKENDIIKVAKVQLVVGECHGALPEALEFAFEILTEGTICAGAELVIEKSALLLKCQECAQEFRPEGYLYRCPACGAAYASLVKGRELYVDYYEGE from the coding sequence GTGCATGAGGTATCTTTAATTCAAACCCTGATAGATATGATCGTCCAAAGTGCTAAGGAAAACGATATCATTAAAGTGGCTAAAGTTCAGCTGGTGGTGGGTGAGTGCCATGGCGCACTGCCCGAAGCGCTGGAATTTGCCTTTGAGATATTGACTGAGGGTACAATTTGCGCCGGCGCGGAACTGGTTATAGAAAAAAGCGCCCTGCTTTTAAAGTGTCAGGAATGCGCCCAGGAATTTCGCCCGGAGGGTTACCTATACCGTTGTCCCGCCTGTGGTGCGGCATATGCCTCGCTGGTTAAGGGCAGGGAACTGTATGTGGATTATTATGAAGGTGAGTAG
- the hypB gene encoding hydrogenase nickel incorporation protein HypB, producing MKGTVSKLKVVVGRDLLHANAGRAGENRALFNKNKVATINLISSPGSGKTTLLEKTAELLRGKLKLGVVVGDLYTVRDAERIERAGVTAVQINTDGLCHLTADMVARALQEMPLSHLDLLFIENVGNLVCPAAFDLGEHVKVALLSVAEGVDKPAKYPGIFREAVAAVISKVDLLPYTDFDLPACLAEIHQINCDQQVFVTSARSGQGMDQWCGWLGKLARKSGWKQYKG from the coding sequence ATGAAAGGAACGGTTAGCAAATTGAAAGTAGTTGTGGGTAGAGATTTATTACACGCCAATGCAGGCCGGGCCGGAGAAAACCGGGCTTTATTCAATAAAAATAAAGTGGCCACAATAAATTTGATAAGTTCCCCCGGCTCGGGTAAAACCACCCTGCTGGAAAAGACCGCGGAGCTATTGCGAGGCAAACTTAAATTAGGTGTAGTGGTAGGGGATTTATATACCGTCAGGGACGCCGAGCGGATAGAAAGGGCCGGTGTGACGGCTGTGCAGATCAACACCGATGGGCTTTGTCACCTTACCGCTGACATGGTTGCCCGGGCGCTGCAGGAAATGCCGCTTTCCCACCTGGATTTACTATTCATTGAAAACGTGGGTAATTTGGTTTGTCCGGCGGCCTTTGACCTGGGTGAACATGTTAAAGTAGCTCTATTAAGTGTTGCCGAGGGCGTCGACAAGCCGGCCAAATACCCTGGTATATTCAGGGAGGCGGTGGCTGCGGTGATCAGCAAAGTTGATTTATTGCCGTATACTGATTTTGACCTGCCCGCTTGCCTTGCGGAAATACACCAGATTAACTGTGATCAACAGGTATTTGTAACATCGGCCCGCTCCGGGCAGGGTATGGACCAGTGGTGTGGCTGGCTTGGGAAATTAGCCCGGAAATCCGGGTGGAAGCAATATAAAGGGTAA
- a CDS encoding HypC/HybG/HupF family hydrogenase formation chaperone: protein MCLGIPALVVEVPDKLWAIIEVEGIRRKVGVHLVGEVVPGDYLMVHAGYAVEKLELAEAEARLAIWKELLEFERAEKA, encoded by the coding sequence ATGTGCCTGGGTATACCCGCACTGGTGGTAGAGGTCCCCGACAAACTGTGGGCCATAATTGAGGTGGAGGGCATCAGGCGCAAGGTGGGGGTGCATTTGGTGGGCGAAGTGGTGCCCGGGGATTATCTGATGGTGCACGCCGGCTATGCGGTGGAAAAACTGGAACTTGCGGAAGCTGAGGCCAGGCTTGCAATATGGAAGGAGTTACTGGAATTTGAGCGTGCTGAAAAAGCTTAA
- the hypD gene encoding hydrogenase formation protein HypD, which produces MSVLKKLNDPQLGRQMVKIVKEQAARVAERLGRAVRLMEVCGTHTMAISSTGLRGLLSGLMELRSGPGCPVCVTAAGDIEQMIAISRVPGVTVATFGDMVRVPGVLSSLERERARGARVQIVYSPADAVALARDNPAREVVFLGVGFETTAPLAALSINEAAQLGLSNFSVYSIHKLVPPVMRALLGAGEARVDGLILPGHVCAVTGSKAFAFIGEEYGIPAVVTGFTMVDILDALHVLLNKMQTGDSRVVNGYRWVVRDEGNLQAQGAIKDCFYPGDAIWRGFGVINNSGLFIKEHLARYDAMRKFGLDTLERVGGLDLPMPEVDSVGGAGQCASCNESPRDPMGSLSVAGGFVSDGGAVTQPVGIAGGKMEAVGNRFTVDDAAEPRGCRCGELLRGIITPPDCALFGRKCTPASPVGPCMVSSEGACAAYYRYGATTTLVPGVERLKG; this is translated from the coding sequence TTGAGCGTGCTGAAAAAGCTTAACGATCCGCAATTGGGCCGGCAAATGGTCAAGATAGTCAAAGAGCAGGCGGCCCGGGTAGCCGAGCGCCTGGGTAGGGCGGTGCGGCTGATGGAAGTCTGCGGCACCCATACTATGGCTATCTCCAGTACCGGCCTGCGCGGCCTGCTGTCCGGGTTGATGGAATTGCGCAGCGGTCCTGGCTGCCCGGTGTGCGTAACCGCGGCCGGGGATATTGAGCAAATGATCGCCATATCCCGGGTGCCCGGGGTGACGGTGGCCACCTTTGGCGACATGGTGCGGGTGCCCGGCGTGCTGTCGTCGCTGGAGAGGGAGAGGGCCAGGGGTGCCAGGGTGCAAATTGTTTATTCCCCGGCTGATGCTGTGGCGCTGGCCCGGGATAACCCCGCCCGGGAGGTGGTTTTCCTGGGAGTGGGGTTTGAAACAACTGCGCCTCTGGCGGCACTTAGTATCAACGAGGCGGCTCAGCTGGGATTGAGTAATTTCAGTGTTTATTCCATACATAAACTGGTACCCCCTGTAATGAGGGCTTTGCTTGGCGCCGGAGAAGCCAGGGTTGATGGGCTTATTCTACCGGGTCACGTTTGCGCGGTAACGGGTAGCAAAGCGTTTGCCTTCATCGGGGAGGAATATGGCATACCGGCGGTGGTGACTGGTTTTACAATGGTGGATATATTGGATGCCCTGCATGTTTTGTTGAATAAAATGCAGACTGGGGATAGCCGGGTGGTTAACGGTTATCGCTGGGTGGTTCGAGACGAAGGTAACTTGCAAGCCCAGGGTGCGATAAAAGACTGCTTTTACCCTGGCGATGCTATTTGGCGGGGTTTTGGCGTTATTAACAACAGCGGTTTATTCATAAAGGAGCACTTGGCCAGGTACGATGCCATGCGCAAGTTTGGGTTGGATACGCTTGAGCGTGTCGGTGGCTTGGATTTGCCGATGCCAGAGGTGGATAGTGTTGGCGGCGCTGGGCAGTGTGCCAGTTGTAACGAGTCGCCCAGGGATCCAATGGGTTCGTTAAGCGTTGCCGGCGGTTTCGTCAGTGATGGAGGGGCGGTAACGCAGCCGGTGGGTATTGCTGGTGGTAAAATGGAAGCGGTTGGTAACCGTTTTACGGTGGACGATGCCGCCGAGCCGCGCGGCTGCCGCTGCGGTGAACTGCTAAGGGGTATAATCACCCCCCCGGATTGCGCCCTGTTCGGGCGCAAATGCACTCCGGCCAGCCCCGTAGGCCCTTGCATGGTTTCATCGGAAGGCGCCTGCGCTGCCTACTACCGTTATGGTGCTACCACAACTTTGGTGCCGGGTGTTGAAAGGTTGAAAGGTTGA
- the hypE gene encoding hydrogenase expression/formation protein HypE, with the protein MSVVLLAHGDGGLLTRELVDGLFLKYFNNPLLQQLSDAAVFNSPGGRMAMTTDAFVVDPIFFPGGDIGKLAVCGTINDLAVSGARPRYITASFTIEEGFALADLEKVVASMAEACTEAGVDVVAGDTKVVPRGHLDKLFITTTGVGMVPEKLDWGYHRPVPGDVVLVNGSLGNHGLTILAARENLGLDGALASDCAPLNNTINLLQKHCSGIKMMRDLTRGGLATAAKEIAEGCGLDIRLREYALPIDAAVRGAAEILGLDPLYLANEGKFLVIIDPAQVTKALDILKQSSYGRDSQVIGQICAGSGNVYLQTPLGGTKILGLLAGQPLPRIC; encoded by the coding sequence ATGTCAGTTGTTTTGTTGGCCCATGGTGACGGGGGGCTGTTGACCAGGGAATTAGTTGACGGCTTGTTCTTAAAATATTTTAATAACCCACTGCTGCAGCAGCTATCTGATGCTGCGGTATTTAATTCGCCGGGTGGGCGGATGGCTATGACCACGGATGCCTTTGTAGTGGATCCCATCTTTTTTCCCGGTGGGGATATCGGCAAATTGGCGGTGTGTGGAACGATAAACGATCTGGCGGTGAGCGGGGCGCGGCCCCGCTATATTACCGCATCCTTCACCATTGAAGAGGGCTTTGCTTTGGCCGATTTGGAAAAGGTGGTAGCCTCAATGGCGGAGGCCTGTACCGAGGCCGGGGTGGACGTAGTAGCCGGGGATACTAAAGTAGTGCCCCGGGGGCACCTGGATAAACTATTCATCACTACGACGGGTGTGGGCATGGTGCCGGAAAAACTGGATTGGGGCTATCACCGCCCGGTGCCCGGGGATGTTGTGCTGGTCAACGGCAGCCTGGGCAACCACGGTTTAACTATACTGGCGGCCAGAGAGAATTTGGGACTTGATGGTGCCCTGGCCAGTGACTGTGCACCGCTGAATAATACTATCAATTTGTTGCAAAAACATTGCTCCGGCATTAAAATGATGCGCGACCTTACCAGGGGCGGGCTGGCCACCGCGGCAAAAGAAATAGCCGAAGGCTGTGGGCTGGATATACGGTTGCGGGAATATGCGTTGCCCATTGATGCAGCGGTGCGGGGTGCAGCGGAGATACTGGGCCTGGACCCGCTGTATCTGGCCAATGAAGGAAAGTTTTTGGTTATCATTGACCCGGCCCAGGTTACAAAGGCCTTGGATATTTTAAAGCAAAGTTCCTATGGGCGTGACTCGCAGGTAATTGGTCAAATTTGTGCTGGCAGCGGCAACGTATATTTACAAACCCCCCTGGGTGGCACTAAAATTTTAGGCTTGCTGGCTGGCCAGCCCTTGCCCAGGATTTGCTAA
- a CDS encoding D-alanyl-D-alanine carboxypeptidase family protein, giving the protein MKRTITALFAIIMLLCMAVNAVSAAANQTVFLPGGDVYTLNGRQQKMDAVTFIENSRVFVPVRYLAYACGVRDGGISWDDFSRTVTLQGENQVLALQAGSNQLVTVDGPVEMDVVPQVISGRMYLPARWVAQYFGYTVEWDEPGNAVLVYLPVDGKPQVIPTQLILLVNKVQGLPEDFQTGPLVNFGTYQVSALLQQPLQQLYDTAAQQGIQITMTSAYRSYTEQKALFDEHARLYGLSVTEATVAPPGHGEHQTGLAVDIAGSDAAYRWLETNCPRFGFILRYPRGKEYITGYAYEPWHFRYVGVPVATFMQEKGISTLEEYLRIYAGQ; this is encoded by the coding sequence TTGAAAAGGACAATCACGGCATTGTTTGCGATCATTATGCTTTTATGCATGGCCGTAAACGCTGTGTCGGCGGCGGCTAACCAAACAGTATTCCTACCAGGCGGCGATGTGTATACATTAAACGGCCGGCAGCAAAAGATGGATGCCGTTACTTTTATAGAGAACAGCCGGGTGTTTGTCCCGGTGCGCTATCTGGCCTATGCTTGCGGGGTGCGCGACGGGGGCATATCCTGGGATGATTTTTCCCGAACCGTAACCCTTCAAGGGGAAAATCAGGTGCTGGCTTTGCAAGCGGGCAGTAATCAACTAGTTACTGTAGATGGGCCGGTGGAGATGGACGTTGTCCCTCAAGTAATCAGTGGGCGTATGTACCTGCCGGCCCGGTGGGTGGCCCAGTATTTCGGTTATACCGTGGAATGGGATGAACCTGGCAACGCTGTACTGGTATACCTGCCCGTGGATGGCAAACCGCAGGTGATTCCAACCCAGCTCATATTACTGGTTAACAAAGTACAGGGGCTCCCTGAAGATTTCCAAACCGGCCCGCTGGTTAATTTCGGCACCTATCAGGTATCTGCTTTGCTGCAGCAACCACTTCAGCAGCTTTATGATACCGCTGCGCAGCAGGGTATCCAAATCACCATGACATCGGCCTATCGGAGTTATACTGAACAAAAGGCTTTATTTGATGAACATGCCAGGCTGTATGGTTTATCAGTGACTGAAGCAACTGTTGCGCCGCCCGGTCACGGTGAGCATCAAACAGGACTGGCTGTTGATATTGCCGGCAGTGATGCTGCCTATCGCTGGCTGGAAACAAACTGCCCGCGTTTTGGATTCATATTGCGCTACCCCAGGGGAAAAGAATATATCACGGGTTATGCCTACGAGCCCTGGCATTTTCGGTATGTTGGTGTGCCGGTGGCCACTTTTATGCAAGAAAAAGGTATTTCAACGCTGGAGGAGTACCTGCGTATATATGCAGGTCAATAA
- a CDS encoding CBS domain-containing protein, producing the protein MMKKAGDIMTTDVITVNTHDDLEKVARLLLEHRISGLPVVDDGGKLVGVVSEADLVFQEKPVRTPFYVVIFDSPIYLERPNRFIEDIKRAIAQKVGELMSTNLYTVGPEASIRDVATIIAEKGVNRVPVVDVDGKLIGIITRQDIIKASLGDAGR; encoded by the coding sequence ATGATGAAAAAGGCCGGGGATATCATGACGACTGATGTAATCACCGTTAATACCCATGATGATCTGGAAAAGGTGGCGCGGTTACTGCTGGAGCATCGTATCAGTGGGTTGCCGGTGGTGGATGATGGTGGGAAACTGGTGGGGGTTGTAAGTGAGGCAGACCTGGTGTTCCAGGAGAAGCCGGTTAGAACTCCGTTTTATGTGGTAATATTCGACAGCCCTATCTATTTGGAACGACCCAATCGTTTTATTGAAGATATCAAGCGCGCCATAGCCCAGAAGGTAGGAGAACTGATGTCTACCAACCTTTACACCGTTGGACCTGAAGCATCCATTAGGGATGTGGCTACAATAATTGCAGAAAAGGGTGTTAACCGAGTACCGGTGGTCGATGTCGATGGGAAACTTATTGGGATTATTACTCGGCAGGATATCATTAAAGCCAGTCTTGGCGATGCAGGCCGGTAA